A window of the Acidobacteriota bacterium genome harbors these coding sequences:
- a CDS encoding aldehyde dehydrogenase family protein produces MGHETRGFLLDGKWISDRKPAEVRSPYDQSVIDTVAQATRADAEAGIAAAVRAFEVTRKLPAYERQRVLRKVAELIRA; encoded by the coding sequence ATGGGACACGAGACGCGAGGCTTTTTGCTCGACGGCAAATGGATCTCCGACCGCAAGCCGGCCGAGGTGCGCTCGCCCTACGACCAGTCGGTCATCGATACGGTGGCGCAAGCGACGCGCGCGGATGCCGAGGCAGGTATCGCCGCCGCGGTCCGCGCCTTTGAGGTCACGCGCAAGCTGCCGGCATACGAACGGCAGCGCGTGCTGCGCAAGGTCGCAGAGCTGATTCGCGCGC